The Limisphaerales bacterium genome includes the window CGCTCATCAAAGATTTGAAACAACGCGGGATGCTAGACGAAACCCTCGTCATCGTCGGCGGCGAATTTGGCCGCACCATTTACTCTCAGGGCGCCCTCTCCAAAACCAACCACGGCCGCGATCACCACGGCCGCTGCTTCACCACACTGGTTGCCGGCGGAGGATTCAAAGGCGGCTACGAACACGGCGCCACCGATGATTACAGCTACAACATCACGCGCGACCCCGTGCACATTAACGACCTCAACGCCACCCTCCTCCAACAAATGGGCATCGACCACGAACGCCTCACCTACCGCTTCCTCGGCCTAGACCAACGCCTCACCGGCGTGGAGGGTGCGAAAGTGATTCCGCAGTTGGTTGGCTAACTTTCTTCGCTGGCGTGACAGGCAAAAGTCTGCTTGCCGTCATGCTTACCGCAAGCCGGATTTCGTTTTTCGAACCACGGCACTAGCAGTGTGTCCACGAGTAATTGGAAAAGGTGGTAGAGCACCAGTGGCACTGCGCCGTAGGGGTTGGTGGCGAAGAAATTGCTCCAGACGTAGATGCCGTTGGGAAGGGTTTTTTGGGATCCGTTGAGCATCATCGCAGTGCGATCGGGCCAGTCGAAACGGAGCCAGCCGGAGAGGAGGTAATTCCAGGCGAGTAATGCGAGGTGCAGAATGGCGCACGCGGCTAAGAAACGCAGGACGATATTAGGCGCGCCTTGGAGTTGTTGGGCGCCGGAGGCGAAGCCGGTGTAAACGAACATCAAAATAATAAACTGCGGCACGATGCGAATGAAGGGGCGAATGGGTTCAGTGCGTTCCCAAAGTAATGGGCGAAGCAATTGCCCGGCAGCGATGGGGAGGAGCACCATATAAACCATCCGCAACATCATTTCGCCCACGCGAAAATCGACATCTGCGCCAATGCTAATTTCCAAGATAAATGGCGTGAGCAAAAAGGTGAGGCTATTGGAGGCGAGGGTGCAAATGAGGGCGAGTTCGCGGTTGCCGCCGGCCATCATGGTGAGGGCAATTGCGGAGGCAAGGCTGCCGGCTTGGGCGGCCATAATCATCATTGCGGGGAGGAAATGTTCATTGCCCGCGGGTGCGAACCACACGCCCAACCCAAAAGCCAAAGCGGGCGAAAATAAATAAATACTGAGCAGCACAGGAATGACGGCTTGAAAGTTGGTGGCTTGTTTCACGAGGCTTGAGGTATCCATCGTGAACCCGGCAATGCCCAGCATGATGCCGACGAAGACAGGGATGACCCAGCCGGATTCTTTAAGTGTTAACCCCGCTTGGGGTGCAATAATTCCTACGGGGATGAGCAGGATCAGCGCGGCGAGAAACCAATAACGCCGGACGAAATCGCGATTAAGATCCATCAGCGCACTCCCATCACTTTATGCAAATCGCGCGCCATCATGCCCATGGTGAGGTAGCGTTTCTCGGGGACATACTCAATGCATTTCAGGATTAGTTCTTCCAATAAAACGGGGATGTTCGGATTGAATTTGCGCGGCTTGCGGATGAGATATTTTGGGTTGAGTTGGTTAGTGAGTTTTTCCTTGGAGCTCTGACCCTCGAAGGGTTTCACCTGCGTGAGCATTTCGTACACGGTAACGCCAAAGGAATACACATCGGCGCGCTGATCAAAGCGCCAACCATTCACGACTTCCGGAGCCATATAAAGCGGGGTGCCGGATTTGCGGTCAAACTTCATCGGCGAATCGGGGATGGGTTGCGCGGTATCAAAGTCACACAAATACAACGTACCTCCGCGGCTAATGATGAGGTTCTCCGGTTTCAAATCGAGGTGCATGATCCCCTGTCCGTGGAGGTGCACTAATCCCGCGCAGAGATCGATAATCATATCGCTGAGGATTTCCTCGAGCATCGGATCTTCGCGCACGTTCATTTCGCGCAGGTTTAATCCCTCCACATATTGAAGCACGGCATACTCGCGTCCGCTGATTTTGCCGCTGTCGTGAAAGGTAATTACATTACGATGAGGGGCGAGTTTAGACATAATTTCACAACCATGACGAAACAAGGTGGGTCCATTTGATCCGGACCCGAAAGTGTCATGCATTACCCGCAAGGCAAGGCTCCGACCCTCCGGATCGGCAACCAGCCAAATCGTGGCCAGTCCGCCCTGAGCGATGCGCTCTAACAGGCGGTAGTCACCGAATTTACCATTTTCTACCAGTTGAATCTTTGTCTCCTTTGTATTATGCCGATGAGGCCGCGTACTGGGCAATCCAAACGGGGAACGGGGATTGTTTCAATAAAAATCACTTGGCGCAGCGGGGATTAGACGCTGTACTGCGGCACTTGCGACATACGGTTGCCATCCTAATTTATTTAATCTGCGTGTTTTTGGGCGCGGCACTCCTCTCGCCCCTAGCGTGGAAGGCGGTTTTTTCTGATTGGGCTTTCCTGCAATTCCTGAACGACCACGATGATTTCCACCGCTATTTCAACCGCTGCCTGTTAGGCTTGGCCTTGCTGGGGCTGGGATTGTTGTGCCGGTATTCCGGCATTCAATCTGCATTGGAAATCGGCTGGGCACATCCCCGCAAACATTGGCCGGGGCTGCGCAACGGCCTTCTACTCGGGCTCGCTTCGCTGACGGCCGCGGCTGCCCTGCCCCTCCTCACTGGCGCGCGGGAATGGCTTCCCACACCCGGACTCGCCGAATGGACCCGGCATTTCGCAAACGCTTTGCTAGCTGGAGTTTTAGTGGCAGTGATGGAAGAAACCCTTTTTCGCGGCGTGCTCTTTGGTTTGTTGCGGCGTGATTTGCCGTGGCGTTGGGCGGCGGTGATCGGCTCCCTCTTTTTTGCAGCGATGCATTTTCTGGATCAAAAACCTGAACTGGAATCCATCACTTGGGCCTCCGGTTTCTCGGCACTGCCGGCGATGGTTCACGATTTTGAGGACGACCCGTATTGGGCCGCAAAATTCATCAACCTAACGTTGGCGGGAATTATCCTTTGTGCGCTTTGGCAACACACGGGAAATCTTTTTTGCTCCATCGGCGTACACGCCGGCTGGATTTTTTGCCTGAAGACCAATGGGTTTCTCACAAAATCGACCGCTGAAACCGCATCAACCTTTTGGGGCAACGGCCAAATCAGTGACGGCTGGGCTGCGACACCCTTGCTGGCATTGATGCTTTGGTACATAATACAAAGCAATGAAGAGCGCCCTCCACCTGAATGAGGTTTTGAAGGGGCTTGCCTTCCCGGAGGTTTGCCAAGTGTGCGGCATATCACAAGCTGATGCAGCAAATGGATTCACCTGCCGAAATTGCCGCTCTCAGATTTCCCGGACTAAACCTCCTTGGTGCGAACAATGCGGACTCCCGTTTGGGGGAGCCGTGGGTGAGGCGGTCACCTGCAAAAATTGCTACGAGGCAAAATGGCAATTTGCCTGTGCGCGTTCAATTATGGCTGCCCGCGGATTGGTGCGCGAAGTTATTCATCGCTACAAATACAACCAACACGAATTCTTTGAACCGTTGATGATTCTGTGGCTGCATAGCTGCGGCTCGTTATTTCCTGACCAGCCGCAATGTATTGTTCCAGTTCCATTGCACCCGGTAAAAGAACGGGAGCGCGGCTTCAATCAAGCCGAGCGATTAGCAGCCGGAGTCGCAAAATATTTGGGATTGCCCATGGAAACAAAGTTTTTGCGGCGCGTGAAATACACCAAAACTCAAACGAATCTAACCCGCAAGGAACGCCTAGCCAATATGCACAATGCGTTTGAAGCTCCAGGCCGAATGCCATTTTCGCGCTTATTATTGATCGATGATGTGATGACCACCGGATCCACAGCCAGCGCCTGTGCGGCGGCACTCCGAGGGGCTGGAGCCGCAAGAGTGGATGTGTTGACACTTGCGCGCGGCATGCCCGATTAGTTTTGGCTTGAGGAAGAGGCATGTTTGCCCGACATAATCCCCAACGGCTGCATTGCCGTATTATGGCTGAAAAACCTAAAAAAACTCTCGGACTAGAAACCGTTGAACCGGCGGTCACACCGCCCCCCGCGGAACAGGAACCGGACTTCGAGAAAAAACCTGTAATCACCGGCACCATTCGCAAACGTGAAATCCCGCAAGGACTGTGGACCAAATGTCCCGAATGTGAGGAATTGATTTTCGACAAGGAACTGGAAGAAAATTTGAAGGTGTGCCCGAATTGCGATCACCACTTCCCCACAACCGCCCACGCGCGAATCGCGTCACTCACGGAACCGGATTCGTTCGAAGAATTTGATGCGGATATGATTAGCGTAGACACGCTTGAATTCACCGGCACTGCCGCTTACGCGGACAAGCTCGTGAAGCACCGCGAGAAAACCGGCCTGAAAGACGCGGTCATCACCGGCATCGGGCGCATCGGAAATCACGATGCGGGATTGGCAGTAATGGACTTTAATTTCTTAGGTGGCTCAATGGGGTCGGTGGTTGGCGAAAAAATCACCCGCATCGTAGAAGCCGCCACGGAACGACGATTACCCGCGATTATTATTTCCAGCAGCGGCGGCGCGCGGATGTACGAAGGGATGTTCAGCCTCATGCAGCTGGCCAAAACCAGCGCTGCCATTGCGTATCACGGCCGCCAAAAACTTCCGTACATCAGCGTACTCACCCATCCTACCACGGCGGGGGTGATGGCGAGCTACGCCAGCCTTGGTGATTTGATCATTTCTGAACCCAAAGCGATGATTGGATTTGCCGGGCCCCGCGTGATTAAAGACACCACACAAAGCGAACTGCCCGAAGGATTTCAAACGGCCGAGTTTTTGATGGAACGCGGGTTGATCGACGCAATCGTCCCTCGCACAGAATTGAAAGCACGGTTGAGCGAGTACTTGGATTACCTCTGCGGCGAACTCAACTAAAGCTTAGGCTTCAGTTTAGCATAAATTAAATCCGATGCTTCGCGATCACCAAATACGCCCACCCGAATTGATAGTTGAGTGAGGTCAGTAGATTTGCTTTTCACTTTAAATGTGACGTTCCCGAAATCACTCTGCGCGGTGATCATGCCTGAAAACGCTTTCTTGTCATTCTTCTGAACTTCAAACTTGAGTTCCTTGCATGTTTGCTCCACCGCAGCAAACACTTCATCAAAGGATTTGGATGAATCTACTTCAAGATCACCACCGACAAATTTCACTAAACCCGCACCAACCCCAACGGCGGCCACAACCAGGCAAGCGGTTTGACTCGCAATGATGACCCCGGCGACACAGCTAATTAATAATTGTTTGATTTTCATAAAGCCTCCTTGATGCCGAAGGCATCGCTGCGAAAGTAGAATCAGATTGACCTGCCGTCAAGAGAGAGCGCGAGTGAGTTATTAACACGGCCGATCCACCCAGCCGTCAAAGTCAACGCTTGCGCTGAGCTTTTGGCGATGTAAAAATAAATGCACACCAGTGGCTGACTCAACACCATTTCCCGTACCCGAAAATGAGGCCGCGCGACTTAAACTGTTGCGCGGACTGGAGTTCACACAAACCAATCTTTCGGGAGATGTGTTGACGAATGCAACGGAACTTGCCACCCACATCGCAGGCACACCTCAAGCTTGGATCGCCATGGTTGAGAAGGATTCCACCAACCGCATTGCCTGTTCGGGCTGTGAGCCGGACACCATTCCGCGTGCGGGTTCTCATTGCGCACTGGCCATTATGAATGTTGAACCCACGGTCATCAGCGATGCCACCGTTGGTGAATATGGATTTTACGCAGGGTTCCCCATTCAAATAAACAACCTCATTGTGGGGACCCTTGCAGTGGCCAGCCCGGATTTGCATCAACTTTCCGATTCGCAAATCAATCAACTGCAACTTCTTGCCAATCAATGCGGCTCACACCTGAGCCTGCAATACCGCATGGCCACCTTGGAATCTGAAAATGCCGAGTTGCTCATTCAGGAACTGGGCGTGGAGTTAGCCGAAGAAAAATACCGCAGTATATTTGAAAATGTCCAGGAAGGCATTTTCCAGACCACCGAAGAAGGCCAGTTTATTTCAGCGAATCCAATGTTGGCAAAAATCTATGGATTTGATTCGCCGGAAGATCTGATGGCTAATTTGAACGATATTTCAAGCCAACTTTATCTTGAACCGGACCGACGCAATGAATTTGTAAAGCGCATGAACGTTCAGGATGTCATTCATGATTTCCAATCACCGGTACGTCGCCAGGACGGTGAGTTGATTTGGATTTCCGAAAATGTCCACGCGGTGCGCAATAATGCAAACGAGTTGCTTTATTTTGAGGGAACAGTGGTTGATATCACTGAACAAAAGAAAGCTGAGCAAGCATTACACGCCTCAGAATTGCTGTACCATTCACTGGTCGAAATAATTCCGCAAAATATTTTGCGCAAAGACACTGACGGACGGTTTACTTTTGCCAACCAACGGTTTTGCAAACTGAACAACCGGACATTTGATGAGATTATTGGTAAAACCGATCACGATTTGTTCCCAAAAGAACAAGCGGACAAGTATCGCCGCGATGATATCCGGGTGATGGAGAATGACGAAACCTATGCCACCACTGAAATCCACACTCAACCCGATGGCACCGAACTGCACGTCGAAGCGATCAAAACCCCGCTCCATAATGAGGCCGGGGAAATCACCGGCTTGCAGTGCATGTTTTGGGATGTCACCGAACGCCACCTCATGGAGGAACAATTGGCTTACGAACGCGACTTGTTAAATGCGTTGCTAGAAAATGTTCCGGATCGAATTTACATTAAGGATACCGAGTCGCGGTTCATCCGTGGCAGTGCCGCGCTCGCCCGACGATTGAGTTTGAATTCATCCGAGGAAATCGTCGGCAAAACGGATTACGATTTCCACCCGGAAGAACAAGCGCGGGAATTCCATGAAGACGAACAACGCGTGATTCTCACCGGCAAATCGATCATCAACAAAGTAGAGCAACAAACAAGTGAAGAAGACCGAACCGTTTGGGCTTCAGTCACCAAAGTCCCGTTTCGAAACCGCTCTGGATTAGTCACGGGGATCATTGGCATTTCGCGTGACATCACTGCTTTAAAATTAGCTGAAGAAGAAAGTGCGCGCGCACGGGACCTTGCTTTGGAAGCGGCACAAGTGAAAGCGCAATTTCTTGCTGTGATGAGCCACGAAATCCGGACGCCAATGAACGGGATCATCGGCATGATCGACCTCCTGCTTTCCTCAGAACTATCAGATGATCAACGTGAATATGCCCAAACCGTCCGCACCAGCGCCGATGCGCTGCTCGATATTCTCAATGACATTCTGGACCTCTCGAAAATTGAAGCCGGGCACCTCGAGTTAGAAAAAGCAGAGTTTTCACTTCGAACCGTAATGGAGGAAGCGGTCGAACTTCACGCCCTCCGAGCTGAAACCAACCAAATCGAACTCAATGCCAATGTCTCCCCGGAATGTGAAGGGCGTTACCGTGGCGATGCAGGTCGGCTTCGGCAGGTGTTGCTCAACCTTGTCAGTAATGCCGTAAAATTTACCGAGCAAGGAGAAGTGCAGGTCTCAGTAAACCGTCAGCAGGAAACTGATGCGGGCGTTGAGCTGCATTTTTCGGTTCGCGATACTGGCCTCGGGATCAGCCCCGACGAACAGGAAAAAATATTCGAAGCCTTCCGGCAAGCTGATGGATCGAGTAACCGCCGTTATGGTGGTACCGGGCTCGGCCTTTCCATTTCGCGGCAACTCACCGAAATGATGGGTGGCCGTATGTGGCTTAAAAGCGTGCCGGGCGAAGGATCAATATTTCATTTCACAGTGCACCTAGAACATACGGCGAATGAGCCGCAGATTCCAGATAACGAGCTCGAAGGCCGCAAACTCTTGGTCGTTGTCCCGAATGATTTTGCACGCGAAGCCCTCGCCCAATACGCCAACGATTGGCACATGAACCTCACCACCGCCGCCACCGGCGAAGGCGCACGCCAACGACTCAATGACCACACACGGTTTGATCTTATTTTGGTGGATCTCGCCCTTGATGACGAAGACAGTCTGAACCTGATCCAGGAAATCCAATCCCACGAGACACATCGCGAGGCCAAAACCATTCTCCTCACCTCACGCCGACACAAGGTGGATCCCGGGCTGCTACGCACACTTGGCGTGGCCGGCACGTTATCCAAACCATTGCGCCGCAGCCGCCTGCGTCAAGTTTTGCTTAATGTAATGACGGGAGTGTTGCCTGCCCCAAAATCGGTTAAATCAAATAATGCAGCAAATCATCGTTCTCTACGCATTCTGGTCGCAGAAGACAATCCCATCAATCAACGGGTAGCCACACTGCAACTCAATCAATTAGGCCATAGAGTTGAGTTATGCAATGATGGTCA containing:
- a CDS encoding PAS domain-containing protein, which produces MADSTPFPVPENEAARLKLLRGLEFTQTNLSGDVLTNATELATHIAGTPQAWIAMVEKDSTNRIACSGCEPDTIPRAGSHCALAIMNVEPTVISDATVGEYGFYAGFPIQINNLIVGTLAVASPDLHQLSDSQINQLQLLANQCGSHLSLQYRMATLESENAELLIQELGVELAEEKYRSIFENVQEGIFQTTEEGQFISANPMLAKIYGFDSPEDLMANLNDISSQLYLEPDRRNEFVKRMNVQDVIHDFQSPVRRQDGELIWISENVHAVRNNANELLYFEGTVVDITEQKKAEQALHASELLYHSLVEIIPQNILRKDTDGRFTFANQRFCKLNNRTFDEIIGKTDHDLFPKEQADKYRRDDIRVMENDETYATTEIHTQPDGTELHVEAIKTPLHNEAGEITGLQCMFWDVTERHLMEEQLAYERDLLNALLENVPDRIYIKDTESRFIRGSAALARRLSLNSSEEIVGKTDYDFHPEEQAREFHEDEQRVILTGKSIINKVEQQTSEEDRTVWASVTKVPFRNRSGLVTGIIGISRDITALKLAEEESARARDLALEAAQVKAQFLAVMSHEIRTPMNGIIGMIDLLLSSELSDDQREYAQTVRTSADALLDILNDILDLSKIEAGHLELEKAEFSLRTVMEEAVELHALRAETNQIELNANVSPECEGRYRGDAGRLRQVLLNLVSNAVKFTEQGEVQVSVNRQQETDAGVELHFSVRDTGLGISPDEQEKIFEAFRQADGSSNRRYGGTGLGLSISRQLTEMMGGRMWLKSVPGEGSIFHFTVHLEHTANEPQIPDNELEGRKLLVVVPNDFAREALAQYANDWHMNLTTAATGEGARQRLNDHTRFDLILVDLALDDEDSLNLIQEIQSHETHREAKTILLTSRRHKVDPGLLRTLGVAGTLSKPLRRSRLRQVLLNVMTGVLPAPKSVKSNNAANHRSLRILVAEDNPINQRVATLQLNQLGHRVELCNDGQSVLDTDISGFDMILMDCQMPNIDGLEATRTIRQREQTNPRQQNIYIIAMTANTQEDDRSACFEAGMDDFISKPVQLKELECALNKPLGLESETDSENPSTVLLDDSQLDQFRANDNDDMLSELVSMYLTETDGQIGSLKTQQDPDTVARIAHQLKGSSANLGARQLADAFSRLEASANLGNLEATGDLIGEIQGTFDRTRVKLNALLGH
- a CDS encoding bile acid:sodium symporter — protein: MDLNRDFVRRYWFLAALILLIPVGIIAPQAGLTLKESGWVIPVFVGIMLGIAGFTMDTSSLVKQATNFQAVIPVLLSIYLFSPALAFGLGVWFAPAGNEHFLPAMMIMAAQAGSLASAIALTMMAGGNRELALICTLASNSLTFLLTPFILEISIGADVDFRVGEMMLRMVYMVLLPIAAGQLLRPLLWERTEPIRPFIRIVPQFIILMFVYTGFASGAQQLQGAPNIVLRFLAACAILHLALLAWNYLLSGWLRFDWPDRTAMMLNGSQKTLPNGIYVWSNFFATNPYGAVPLVLYHLFQLLVDTLLVPWFEKRNPACGKHDGKQTFACHASEES
- a CDS encoding DUF3568 family protein; the protein is MKIKQLLISCVAGVIIASQTACLVVAAVGVGAGLVKFVGGDLEVDSSKSFDEVFAAVEQTCKELKFEVQKNDKKAFSGMITAQSDFGNVTFKVKSKSTDLTQLSIRVGVFGDREASDLIYAKLKPKL
- a CDS encoding serine/threonine protein kinase; amino-acid sequence: MPSTRPHRHNTKETKIQLVENGKFGDYRLLERIAQGGLATIWLVADPEGRSLALRVMHDTFGSGSNGPTLFRHGCEIMSKLAPHRNVITFHDSGKISGREYAVLQYVEGLNLREMNVREDPMLEEILSDMIIDLCAGLVHLHGQGIMHLDLKPENLIISRGGTLYLCDFDTAQPIPDSPMKFDRKSGTPLYMAPEVVNGWRFDQRADVYSFGVTVYEMLTQVKPFEGQSSKEKLTNQLNPKYLIRKPRKFNPNIPVLLEELILKCIEYVPEKRYLTMGMMARDLHKVMGVR
- a CDS encoding ComF family protein; this translates as MKSALHLNEVLKGLAFPEVCQVCGISQADAANGFTCRNCRSQISRTKPPWCEQCGLPFGGAVGEAVTCKNCYEAKWQFACARSIMAARGLVREVIHRYKYNQHEFFEPLMILWLHSCGSLFPDQPQCIVPVPLHPVKERERGFNQAERLAAGVAKYLGLPMETKFLRRVKYTKTQTNLTRKERLANMHNAFEAPGRMPFSRLLLIDDVMTTGSTASACAAALRGAGAARVDVLTLARGMPD
- a CDS encoding CPBP family intramembrane metalloprotease, encoding MRHTVAILIYLICVFLGAALLSPLAWKAVFSDWAFLQFLNDHDDFHRYFNRCLLGLALLGLGLLCRYSGIQSALEIGWAHPRKHWPGLRNGLLLGLASLTAAAALPLLTGAREWLPTPGLAEWTRHFANALLAGVLVAVMEETLFRGVLFGLLRRDLPWRWAAVIGSLFFAAMHFLDQKPELESITWASGFSALPAMVHDFEDDPYWAAKFINLTLAGIILCALWQHTGNLFCSIGVHAGWIFCLKTNGFLTKSTAETASTFWGNGQISDGWAATPLLALMLWYIIQSNEERPPPE
- a CDS encoding acetyl-CoA carboxylase carboxyltransferase subunit beta; the encoded protein is MAEKPKKTLGLETVEPAVTPPPAEQEPDFEKKPVITGTIRKREIPQGLWTKCPECEELIFDKELEENLKVCPNCDHHFPTTAHARIASLTEPDSFEEFDADMISVDTLEFTGTAAYADKLVKHREKTGLKDAVITGIGRIGNHDAGLAVMDFNFLGGSMGSVVGEKITRIVEAATERRLPAIIISSSGGARMYEGMFSLMQLAKTSAAIAYHGRQKLPYISVLTHPTTAGVMASYASLGDLIISEPKAMIGFAGPRVIKDTTQSELPEGFQTAEFLMERGLIDAIVPRTELKARLSEYLDYLCGELN